A single Anaerolineae bacterium DNA region contains:
- a CDS encoding M20/M25/M40 family metallo-hydrolase: MEVKDEAVKHLQELIRIKTVNPPGNETPAAEYVAETLSREGIEVRVIESAPGRGNVIARLRGRGEAGPLLLLSHLDVVPVEEAHWTRDPFGGEIVDGYIWGRGAVDVKQLTVMEMMCLIQLKREGLSLKRDIIMAATADEEMGGTMGVKWLLENHPELLKCEYALNEGGGYGIEFAGRRYYVCDTAEKSPCWIRVRAKGKPGHASTPKDDNAVLKLAEALVRLGKARLPMHRTATVERFIKTLARDQGFPISWFFPLILNPFFEPLILRCLPDRKRLAPVFRALLHNTATPTVLRAGQKTNVIPSEAEAEIDCRVLPGQTKETLLAEIRPYLGPDVEIEVLMEPEPFEIHYETELFRIIQEVISEEDPRAKVIPYMLPATTDSRFLAKRGVKVYGFSPMKYDPECNFLELAHAHNERISIESLLFGVRVLYKVVRKFCA, from the coding sequence ATGGAGGTAAAAGACGAGGCTGTAAAACACCTGCAGGAACTCATACGTATAAAAACAGTGAACCCTCCTGGCAATGAAACCCCTGCCGCCGAATATGTGGCCGAAACTCTAAGCCGAGAAGGAATTGAAGTTAGAGTGATAGAATCAGCCCCTGGACGGGGGAACGTCATTGCCCGCCTTAGGGGCCGCGGTGAAGCAGGACCACTGCTCCTTCTATCCCACCTGGACGTAGTCCCGGTGGAGGAAGCCCATTGGACACGCGATCCCTTCGGTGGGGAGATTGTGGATGGATATATCTGGGGAAGAGGAGCTGTGGATGTAAAGCAGTTAACGGTTATGGAGATGATGTGCCTAATCCAGCTCAAAAGGGAAGGTTTGAGCCTGAAAAGGGACATCATTATGGCAGCCACAGCCGACGAGGAAATGGGCGGGACTATGGGGGTCAAGTGGCTCCTGGAGAACCATCCAGAGCTTTTAAAGTGCGAATATGCCCTGAACGAAGGGGGAGGATATGGAATTGAATTCGCTGGCCGCCGCTACTATGTTTGCGATACTGCCGAAAAGAGCCCCTGCTGGATAAGGGTCAGGGCGAAAGGTAAGCCAGGCCATGCTTCCACTCCCAAGGATGATAATGCCGTTCTCAAACTGGCCGAAGCCCTGGTCCGATTGGGGAAAGCCCGCCTGCCCATGCACCGCACCGCAACCGTCGAACGATTTATCAAAACGCTGGCCCGGGACCAGGGATTCCCGATTTCCTGGTTTTTTCCCTTAATCTTGAACCCCTTTTTTGAACCTCTTATCCTCAGATGCCTGCCTGATAGGAAAAGGCTCGCTCCCGTGTTCAGAGCCCTCCTCCATAACACTGCCACTCCAACTGTTCTGAGAGCTGGCCAGAAGACCAATGTCATTCCATCCGAAGCTGAAGCAGAAATAGACTGCCGCGTTCTCCCGGGCCAAACCAAAGAAACCCTCCTGGCTGAAATTCGCCCTTACCTCGGGCCCGATGTGGAAATAGAGGTGCTCATGGAACCCGAACCCTTTGAGATCCATTATGAAACAGAACTTTTCCGCATCATCCAGGAAGTCATATCTGAAGAAGACCCCAGGGCCAAAGTCATCCCCTACATGCTCCCCGCCACCACCGACAGCCGTTTCCTGGCCAAGAGAGGGGTTAAAGTTTACGGTTTCTCCCCTATGAAGTATGACCCTGAGTGCAATTTCTTAGAACTGGCCCATGCCCACAATGAGCGAATTTCCATTGAAAGCCTGCTTTTTGGGGTTCGGGTCCTGTACAAAGTGGTAAGAAAGTTCTGCGCTTAG